The Clavelina lepadiformis chromosome 1, kaClaLepa1.1, whole genome shotgun sequence genome segment GGCAATTTTTAAATCTGACGCGAGGAAATGCCAATGGGTCAAGTATTGATTTAGCTCAATTATTGGTTCAATTCCCAGCTTTTCATGGTCAAACGACAATAAGCTGTGAACTCAGGAGTTTGTGAGCACAAGCATAGAGATGAAATAGGGCGAGAAAAGCAAATCAATTGAATAAAGGCAATTAGACCATATAACCGTTTCGGGATATGAAAAGCTGTAAATAGTGAAGTctctaaaaaaacaaagttctaacggcttgaaaatatatataaataccTTATTATTATTGTAGCGGTAATAAACCTTTGTAGCTATTGCTTAAATCACACCATTCATATCAAAATGTAGCTAATGTTACCAATGTAATTAATGCAGATACTAAATAACAAATTGTAGCGACTAAACATAGACATTTTATCTAACGTATATGTCATGGTCTATACTTAATACTGAAAAAACGATACAAGAAAGCGATGGTTCCAAGCTTACGGAACGTTTTTCGGCCCAGGTTAATGAGTTATGgtaattttaaattcaatGAAAACATTGCTAGATAACCTTTCGCCTAAATGCAATATACATCAATAACAAacgtagaaaaaagaaaaatatctcTTAACTCtcttaaaaatatcattaaatttatttatggcACATCAAAGGAAAGATATAGTAAAACAACatatgttgttgtttaatAAACATGTGTTCtactttgaaaagttttaatttgtaaCTTGTAGCTTATATCAATTAAAATACTATAACTCTGAATAATGAACATATCCTGATATcatttattaaacattaaatCATTAAATCGAAATACGAACTAAACAAAACTAGGCTACACTTGCTACGCTACGGATGCAATGACTGGACAACAAAATAAACGAAATCCATCTCCTCACTAACAGCGAACAGTGACGCGCTCAATAGAATATTCTGATCTTTTACCGCTTGTGCACTTCTAAACTAGACCcctttttgcttttgctttgTAAACTTGGGCTTCAAAATAAGTTTGGTTTTGAAAAACTAAATCACTCAAAACAAGCAAACCAGTCAAAGACAATTACCACACATCAGAGTATTGGTTTCAAACGTATATAGTTGTCCGAGCATCGGTGTTTGTTTAACAGTAGCCTTATGGTCTCCGGACCTTACAGAAAAGGAAATTACAACCTCAAAAGAGAATATTTTGATGCTGGTTAATGATTAGTAAAGTGTAAATACCTTACTTATATGATGACCACACATCAGGGTATTGGTTTCAAAGATATATAGTTGTCCAAGCATCGGTGTTTGTTTAAATAGCCCTATGGTCTCTGGACCTTACAGAAAACAAAGATACAACTCTCTGGCTTCCCTTCACAGCATAAATCTTTCGCTAAagattctacacatgctcgagagAAGGAAAGTAAAGTGCTACCAGAGTGAAGacttaaagttttgaaaagtgTATGTGAAGAATGGCCGAGACTTTCACGTATGCAGACCGCGTTAAAAGACAATGGAACAACGACCTCGCTGCGAGTACTGTAATCACCGGGAAGTTACCTTCTAATTggcaaaagaaaacaagaGAGAGGATGTCCACTCACTACTCAACGACATCCAAATACCAATTGACCATTTATAGGCACAATAAAACCTTAACAGTTTTCTAGGGTCCCACAGTTGTCTAATCCGGCTTTGGGTAACACCAGCAGGTAGCTGTAGCATGAGTTTTTTGCTCCAAGGAAGTAAGTCCACaggttaaaatttgttttcaatcctGATTTTGACACCACAACGTGGTACTTATATGCACTGTGGAAAAAATGCCGGACTAGaaactattttcaaaagtttttgttttttcattctCAGCCTCATCCCATCTGTGCGAATACAAAATACTTCAGGTGAAAATAATCCCAAAAGCAACATCGGTCTCTCTATTTCATCAGcaaaatgagcaaaaataGAACATAGAACGCTGGAAATTGTTGGTAAAACTtcagtaaatataaaaattttaaatatgcaTAAAACCATCTTTTATAACACGCAAGAGTCCGCTCACGTAAAACAAAAAGGCGATTATGACACATTTTAAAATGACTCCGAGCTATATGACAACCGGTCGGATCCTGTGATGAAAAAAGATATTTCAATCACTTTTATACCATTCATTTatccaaattttatttgttctaTGTTGATAGAAGAAAAGCGCACAGCCCTGTGCCTATACGACGACAAGCGACTAATTTTCAACCAAATAAAGCATCGAGTGAGAGCCACCAAAGAATGACATCCATCTACTCCATtactataaaaaaaattttcactgcGAAATTTTTATCTCCTCCAGGCTTCGAAAGATTCATCCAGGGCTTGCTCAGGATTCAAAATTTCTCTATAATTCAAGATCTTCATCATCTCTTTGCACTCTTCTTGGATCTCCAACATCTCTTCAAACTTCAAATGCTTCCGCCAACGACTCATCGCTTCCGATGCATTCCGGCTTGTTGAATATGGATTAGAGTTTTTGGGAGAGTTTTTAGTGTTTTCCTTGATCCAAGCCTTAACTCCGGGCTCGAAATTTAAGCCGACGAAGTCGTAGACCGCTTTAGCGGCGTCTAGCGGACGTAAACTCACGTCTTCGTATCGGAgtcttaaatatttttctttccaAAACGTCGCGTTTGAATCACAAAATGTCTGAACGCAGttggcaaattttaaattttgtaagtGCCGCTGACAGATGCGACGACTCTCATCCTGTATGACGTATGTCTTCTCTGGATGGTACAAGGCAGAGAGGAACTTTCGCGACTGAATAACCGCGCGCGGATCTCGAACCAAGTGAATGACCTTGACATTCAAAGATGGATCTTCCATCAGAGGCTGAAGAGTGTTCAGGAACGGTTCAAAGATGATCTGAAGCAAACGAATAAGGaacaagtttttttaatgttttcagCAATATTTGCTTTAACAGAGCTTTGGAGCTAATCAAAATTGTGGCTTAATctataaaagaaaatatccACACCCTGTTTTATCTACCCCATGTTTATAGTAAAGAAAACCCCTCGTCAAGTTATCCTATTTTTAGTGCAATCTATGTTGTCGTAAAAGCTATGATCCTATGTAGATCCAAGTTGTTGTAAGTATTTACAGAATGAAGCATTAAAAGCCGAACTTTTTCGTGCGAATAAAAGGACGTAATGCAGAAAGGCAAATCAACTTAAACCTGTGATGAGCTAAAACCAAGTTTAAATTCAGTTATTTGAGCTGCCCACAGTTAATTCAAATTTCTGCATATGAAATTCCAAGAGTAATATTTACAGCGTATTGTAACAAttgattaatatttttgttctaaagaatgacgtcattttcatagaaaaatcaacaaaccaaaaataaaacctttacTTAGTACAACCTTCATGGCGGGAAAGAGACTTCTTCTGCAGATTTCACTCAACACGAGTGGATCGTAAGGACCTCGACACTTGCCACCATCACACAAGTCTGTATCTCGAGCAAGAAATCGACTCTTATACGCGAAACAAAGATTTTCGCTTCCGCATTTGGCATCGATGTCTTTGTTTCCGGTTTCATTAATCTAAGTGAGAACATAGTCGAGTTTACGACCGCAAATGTCCATTTTTTGTGGACTATTTTTCTTTAAGCGCAGCATAACGCGAGGATAGCAGATGTTgatgaaatttaaattaatttatataaacatAAGCACTACAGATCGACGTCtggaaattttataaaaactaaCCAAAAACTTTGACCAGATGTTTGTTATATCACAAGTCGGAACACGATAAAAGGTACAAAAATGACCAATGGACTATatatgttaattaaaaaatactaTTATGTCACAAAAACTGACCGCTTTTCTGTACATATCGGAAATATCGGTGAAATTGCATCGAGCAATGTCGAAAAGAGCTTTCTTCCTGCGCGAAGCTTGGCTCGGATACTCCCAGAACGCGGACAATGGCTCAAAGAGATAGAAAATGTGAGGATATTGGTTGAAGAGCTCGCCAAGAAAGCTAGAGCCTGATCGCATTATTGTGAAGATTACGACCGCGCTGGTCTTTCGTGGTCTGTTGTATTCCACTTCAAGCTGTGAAACATCGATTAGTTTGGAATTGTTACAGCATTTACCATGTCGTCTATTCTGTAAACATGTTGAATGGATCAACATATTAAAGCTTTGAACGTGTGTGAACGAAATTATACGCCTACGTAGATATTGTCGTTATCTGAATAAAGTCGTCAAGAAAAGCGTAAGTTCCACAAACTATGTACTGGGACGTATACATTTGTACGTCCATACTAGTAGGAGTTGGTCATGACGTTATATTTGGTAGTTTTCCTTTTGCCTGGCCTATGTACTGTAGTTGATTGTTCATCCAATTCACATCTAATTTTCATATCAAAGTTTACACAACTTGTTAAACCAAGTTACGTTGAACACCACATCCGATGAAATGAGTCTTTTATATCAATGAACGAACATAATTTTCAAAGACACAGGAACTGACTTATATTGatgcttataagatgtcagCTTATGAGatcaaataaaaagaaaactttccGCACCTTTTCATGGCCCGTCGATACAGATTTTGTTGTACAGACTGGGCATTGCCTTGGACGCACGTCATTGCCGAGCTGAATAAAATAATTCCTGTACTGGATGAGCAGCAGGCAAAGGAAAAAGACAAAGCATACTTTCAGCAACCTACTTAAATATCTTTTCATGTCTGTTATTTCTTGCACCGTCTGCATTCATAAATGAAGCACACGAGTAAACCTTGAGATATTAGAGTCATACCTGATCAAGTCAAATGTATCTTCTAATTCTAATTCTTAAGGAAGAAAGACTTTATTTGTCAGGCTACATATAGGCCTTTTTACAGGATATTAGAGGGTTGACATATTATTAGAGGATATTAGAGGTTTTCTTTTGGTACATACGATGAAGCTATAGCTGATGATTGCGAAGCTGGTGTTGAGTAAATAAAATGGAATGCGAGAATATATGTGGCTATTTTATTGGTTTGCTAATGAcatgctttgctttgcttgTAATGACATgttaacttttgcaaaaagtttttaaatgttcCGCATTCACTATGATGTCTTTTAGTCTCCTCTTCGTTATTCCGCGTTCTCCTCACTACCCAGTTCTCGTTTTTTTATCATCTTTTCCTTTCGTTTCTTAAAGTatataaatttaagttttttattttattcaaacttgctttgctttgttttcacTCTACAAAGAAGAGTCTGCATGCTATACTGTGCTATATAGGAGCATGATTGATATATCAATCAACTTATGTTTCTTTCCACATGCTACAGgtgaaaactttttgcaaatcacTTCCACAATAGCAAGCAGCTTGGATGGCTGTACAAGTCAGTCAGCTTTCAAAGACAAGCACAGGTTACTGACTACTTTTAATTCGCTACAAAAAGTAAGCAATCTCAATAACAAAGCAAACCTTTATCAAGTTTCAGTGTAGCCTATTTGGTATTTGGTATAAATATTCCTAAACTAAACGGGTTCAAAACTACAAAAGCATGGTTTTACAGCAGGCAGTTCCTATTTCTTCCGGCTAAAAGTGCTTATCGTTACATCACTATAACATTTGGAAAAACTACAAGATGATGTATGCGAAACTTTGATGTACCAAACATTTTCGTTCATGTTGATTCAACACTTTGCGTAGTGGagtaaaaatgtaaacttttatttatgtATGAAATTGCGTTTATATACGCCATACGTTTGCCgttttccaaaaacaaaactttgtcGTTCGTGCATATAACACCTCATGTGAGCGTTATGTCAAAGCCTCAGTCAAGCTGCCCACCGggaaattttgcaaagttggagcaaatttttttttatcagtcTACAATTAACCGCTTGCGTAAGCGCGTCTGCCATGGCACAGCCAAAAACGGCTTTTCTTGCATTTCTTATCTAATTGTAGAATGTAGACTATCACAGCATTGTCAAATGTAATACGCGGCCTCGTCAGGTTTTTTCTTGATCATCTTAATGCAGTCCTTTGCAACCCTTAACTGTGTAAATCACCCTAAGCAATGTGTCAACGCATCTGTTTATTCTCACGCGTTTATGCTATATCTTCGGAATGTATGAGAACGGTGATGTAAACTACGCGATGCCTTTATAGGATTTTCTGTAACTAGTTCATTAAACAGAACCATTACGCCACCACACATTTACAAACGGCTTTTATcacttaaaattttatcacgttgaaagcattttaaaaagtataaattttaCGATGCTTTTGTTCAAATAACTTACGAGGAAAGAATTAGATTTATTTAGCAGTCATTTCGTTCGAGGTAAATAGGCCTAGTGTTAAAGGTTGGGGCAAACAAAAAACGACTAAACAAAGGCTATTACGCGACATCTTGAACATTTTTACTGGCACCAATCCTCGTTAACGCTTTGTTATTTCGATTGACTAATGTATTATGACGTTTTCTTGCGATAATGAACCAGAAACCATATATTGCAATAAGAAGATTTTTCGGGTTTAAGTGGTTGTGCTTGTGTTAGGAGCTATTTATACgattaataaaatcataaatcCTGTACTTTGTGTCTTGGTGACGGTGTCTTCGTTTCATACCGGTACGATCTTGCATGTAAAACATGGTCAAATCGAACAACATAATTCCCGTACGCAATCAGCAAACATATTACGAACCCGacgtaagaaaatttccggttCAATGCGCATTTGACGTCTactagtttgttattgttttggcgataTCTGGTtgcaggtctaggctaaggtGTAAATTTGGTGTGGgtttgaatattttgaattttggagtatttgtgaTAGAATAGAATTTGCTGTAAAGCTTGACGACTTTGATCTCAATGCAGGAGTCGAGAAGCGCTGGTTTAACAGGTAGATTGTCTGCTGATGTGAGCAAGCTATTGCGACCAAGTTCATTCAGTTGGGATGTCATCTTCGTTTCCGACAAACAAAGCTTCAGACTTCAGTTTAATTGACCATTTATAGGTATTTCTAGGTCTAATCCGGCTTTGGGTAACATCAGTAGGTAGCTGTACCATGAGTTTTTTGCTCCGAGAAAGACGAACAACGCATGCCCATATggtaaaatttgtcaaattgttTTCGATCCTGATTTTGACACCCACTACGTGGCACTTACACGTATGACTAACGCATAGAcatagtaggcctataataaGTGAACAAGCTTTAAACTGGTGGTAACTTGCATTAACCCTGTAGATTTGGAAACAACTCCGGTTTGGTAAGAAATTACCAAGAGTTTAAACTTTGAATTACCAAGAATTTAGACTTTACCATTTAGATTtcgcaaaaaatttttttgtatttccttCGACAGAAAAGTTCGTTaagtaaaaacaaatgaaGTAAAAATACAAGCGAtacaatgattttattttctcatCAAGACAGTCCAGTTTCATCGAGATTCTGTGGGAGAGAAGAATTGCGACGAGGACAACAAGTGAATGTGAGATCACCGATTATGATCACGTCTTCTTCCGCAACCGACCCGATCGTCTTGTGGCCGGCGAAGGTGACGTAATATTCCACGTTCTTGGCGGAGGAGTTCTGAAACGCAAAACcctcaaaattacaaaaagtttgaacattTGAGAAAAAATCCAAAGAAGTATATCTATAAACACAGTTAAGCACACAAACGACATATCTACGTCACAATTCCGTGGATCCCGAATCGCGAAATTCATGGGTATAAAAGGTTAAGCCTCCAAAGTGACGGGGGACATATTAAAACAGTGGTTCTTCAACTGGGGGgtgcgagagatgacaaatgtgcattatcttctacattCTTCATtaaagatgtgcattatcttccacAAAGCCTCGagttaaacgtttggtttcccaaaaacaactacatccgtcacattaatgaaagttaattgaaaataaattgttgttttgtttaatgcttttttattttgcaatgaggtggggcgcggatcctttaggtaccgtcaagggggggggggggggggggcgtgtgccaaaaagtttaagaacccctgtaTTAAAACATCTTCGAAGCATTCAGAAAACTCACGACTCCGGATGTTGGATGAGAACGAGATGTGGATCGGCCTGGCTCGGTGCCACAATGGCGCTGATGTCGTCAGCAAACGTGACATTGGCAAGGTGACTCTGATCTGGGGGACAAGCGTTAAGAATTACATTACGCACGACCCTAGGTGCAatactttcaataaaaaaagcttttaaataTTCGATAAGGTATAAGGATAAATGCATAACTCGATAAGGTCACTCTGCTTTAAGTAGACTCTAGGGGGAGACACAGAGTGTTTCCACGGTTGATTAAAcggttttgaaaaaaactaatACTTCTGCCTGACTTGGAAGTAATCGCAAATCATTccaaacaacaaactttttctcCCTTTCTAACTACGAAAAGCAGGAGTTAAAATGAAACCCAACCTGGGGTAGAAGCAACCCGGTCAGCGGCCAGATTCTGCCTAGGGGTCTTGGGGGTAGGTGCCGCTTCAGCAAGAGTTGAGAGCTCCTCCACGATCAGTGGTCTCCTCAGCACTTGGTTCTTCCTGGCAGAGTTGATGATCGCTTGAACGTTCATGGGAAGGTTTCTGTGAAAGTTAACACTTTGTTCgtaaaatgaattatttccaATGCAACAAAAGCTGGCTTCCTCTAGCAATTCTATTTAGGCCATTTTCTGCAAATCTGCGCTTCGCAACATCGCCTGAAGCCTCCTTAGAATGTGTTTAACTGTTTATGTtcgtttgaaatttatttaaattcctGCATTTATTTCAAGAAGAGCCTGACCTTCTGTTGATTGTGGCAGGTGTAGCGCCAGCTGCTGGAGTTTTTTGAGGCAGTGGACGAGCACCAGCTGGAGTGCCAGGTGCTGACATTGGCGCAGCAACTAATCAATACAGTGGACATATGAAGTTGCCAAACAGAGTACAAGTACAAAAAAACCAAAGAAACACAAATCAAATACCATATGTAAGTATATGCCATAGGTATAAAGTAATAAACTTAAGCGAATATGAGCACAAATTTTACTCACGAGATTGTCGCCTTCGCACCGCTTCTTTTGCTTCTTCCTCCTCTCGATCGAATCTTTTCAAATCAAACTCTATCTCGCTGGCAAGCTGCTTGTCCTCCGAAAGAATCTGCTGGACTTCCGTTCTGTATTCTTGCATCACTTCCTGTTGGTTTCAATAGAAGGATGTGACGTTTGTGGAGATGGGTTAACGTTTATAAATCCCAAGTTGTGATCACCTTGAGATAGAGCATAACGTTTTTCAACAGCGGACTTTTCTTCTCAGCAAGCATGTTCTTCAAAGCGATAATAATGGGAACGATATTCTCGACAAGGTTCTTCTTCACAACCTGGAAAAAAACATCGatttttcatgtaaaaaatgatttttggttttgatgtttcacaaaaacacaaaacgtATAAATGCATTAGAAGTCAACGTATCAGTTAATCGTAACAAAGTAACGCGCAACACAAGGACACCTGAGAGATGAGCTTCTGCTTCGCTGCTTGCTTCATTGCGTTGACCTGTTCCACTTGAGTGCTTGGAAGAATCTCTTCTTCTATGTCCGCTTCCACTTCTCTTGCTCTCAAGCACTTTAACCGAATCTCCTGGATCATAAAGAGTGTAACAACCACGCTCACACTGAGCTAAATCAAGACAGAAACTAACCTTGCAGCAGAGGACAGAGAGAGTGTCTGTTAGGAGCTGCTGACTATTTTTATTTAGGGGAATTACCCCTTCCACAAACGCATCTGAAAGCAAAAAGAGTTAATTAACTCTTAGAAAAGACAACTAAGGTTTGTTTGTATACTAATACTTATGTTACTAAGAAATACTTAtgttatacttatactatataataataataataaatgttaataataaatacTTATGTTTACTAATGTTACCTAACACATCGTTGCAAAGCTTCCCGGTGAGATTAATACGATGTTCGTCCGCCATGTTTATCAAAAGAAACTGGTACAGGTTCATTCTTTTATCAAAATTCTGAGATACATCGAAGAGCTTTTTCTCCCTGTAATAAACAGGTAGGTCCGGTCAAAACTGAACGAAAAATCAACAAATGTACGACAAATGCACATATTCACTCAAAACCAAAAATTACAGTAATTTTAGGCCTCGAACCTGTcactttttgcaaacttatGGAGATTGTGATGCTCGTAGGCATTGTAGTAGAACAAGCACGCAACGAAATTCCTGTAGAAAAGGTCACCAGCCACCGAGGGTCCTCGCAACAATTGCTCAAGGAGGAAATATCTCGCAAGTGACTGGACCTCCAAATCTTCGTCGCAGGCAGCGTGGAGGTATTTGAAAAGCAACGTACCTTTCCATTTTACATACTCCTTCTGCAAATATCACACGATGGCCAGGATAATTAGTCAAATAacataaaactgaaatttttcgATAACGATCTGACATTGGTATATGCCGGGGGCAGTCTTTGGTTCTTAAGTGTGTTCACTAACCTGGAGCAAGCTGCTGATGAGGATGACGGCATGCTTTCTGATCATCTGACTTTTATCACCAAGACAAGTTGCCATCGCAGAAAAGTGccttaaaaatttgaatttagcTTTTAAGAGAAAACTCTTGGCTAActattaaaataaaagcaaagccTTGGCTTTTCAGACTTTAAAAAACTGCTCATCTATAAAACATGTGAAGAAAACATACAATGGTAGCATAGCATTCGAAAACAAGCTCCATTATCTCTATTATGGTTGCAATTaccattaaaacttttatcgACTAAAGGACCCAGAAGATCAAGTATACAGACAATATTACAAAACACTTACTGGTCAACTAACTGTGTTTGAAGAACGCAGAGATCAGTGAGGACAACCAGGACATTGTTACGAACTTCTTCGTATTCGCACATCTCCAACTCCCTTTTCGTTATCAAATTTATAAGAATATGAACaagttcattttaaaacaaacgcATTGTCGCCATAGATTGAACATGAGATAAATGATCAAAGATTATTAAGGGTTCGTGTACATTGTAAATACCTTGCCATTGCTGGAATGCATTTCTTAGCCAGATTGTCATTGCGAAAACAGATTCTACCAAGATTGAATATAGTATGCGCTCGAATGGCCGGTGATATTTTAGTCGAATGAAACTGAGACCAAGGCTGGGAGAGAGGTTGGCTGCCAGTTTCTGAATTTGGAGTAATAAGATCACAAAGGATCAAAGTTTCTTCCGAGGAAACAATTAAAATCATTAACTGTTTGTGAATAAATACGACTGATAGCAAAACAACTAGATGAAGAACCTTACAAGCCTATAAATTCCGGGAAAAATTAACCTTTATATTCCAAGAACAAATGCCGGTATTGAAACACGTAAACTGTGGATTACACACATGATAGAAACGGATCAAACCTTTGCCTAACTCAGATGGTATTTGCCTCTTTGGGTGCCAACCAACACCGGAATAGTAAAAACCAAGTCATAAAAATCTAACCACACAATTGTGGCAATTCTTACAATTTATTCAACACAAATTGCAAATCCTACGCaaagtctcaaaatgatttAGAAAGAACCAAATTatagaaaaatattaattattatcgtcTGTTGCATAGTGGGAGTATTCTGTTCTGAATATTTACTTGCACACTCACCAATTAACCCCAAAACTTGCAGTCAGTAGTACTTCAGATTTTAAACTAAATACCTTAGCTCCACCATGATATCAAGTTTTGATTAATTAACTTAACTTGTCCTACCTTCTGGTCTTTGACCTTCTGTTGTCAGCAAAGCTTGGATAGAAAGCAAAAGACGCTTTGGaactttttcatttgatcTCTGAGATGCTTCCCCGACCATGTAGAGGTGATTTATCACTAACGAGTCATTAAAATTATGTTGTGGTGATGTCATTATGATGTCAGAGAAAAAATTGTCGCTGTCGTTCAAGAGCTGTGCATGCCATTCATCACTAACGGCCTTGTGtaaaataatgaaatgaaGAAATAAGACTACAATGAAGGAATTATAATAAAAGTGCTCggttaattttttcaaaactctgtaaaaaagttgtaaaaaatgttcacAGACCTTCGCACTCATTCTGTCATTTTGTTGACTGTGTATGATTTTTTGTATTGCTTCAAATGTGGGACCGATGAGTTGAATTTCACATTGATGAGTCTCAACttgctttttcaactttgctgtgaagtaaataaacaagtaaataatttcaaatgGTTTCATGTAATTTCTGCAAAATGATTGTTTTCTAATCTTACAAAGTAGAATTTGTTTCTCTTCTtcagacaaatattttgcactttGTCCCATGGTGTTAATCATGTCAATCTGTAAAAGGAGACAGTATGTGATTAAAGAGACTGCCATAAACATTTCCAGGATTTTAATGAGAGATGTAAAAGGCAATATAAAGAGCAGCATAAGAATTTTGACAGTCTGTAAACAAAGGGAGCACAAAAATGCTAACTTCTTCCAAAGTGAATTACTTTATTACATGGAAAAATTATTGCACACATACTTTTGTTAATTCCACACAAAAATTGGAACAAATAGCGGACAAACCTTCATGCACAACGATACGTTCATTTCACTCTCAACCTGCCAATGATAAAAGACACAGTTTGCTATCTTCCTGTCTCCGGTGAAGAgtgtgaaaatttt includes the following:
- the LOC143460136 gene encoding carbohydrate sulfotransferase 4-like is translated as MQTVQEITDMKRYLSRLLKVCFVFFLCLLLIQYRNYFIQLGNDVRPRQCPVCTTKSVSTGHEKLEVEYNRPRKTSAVVIFTIMRSGSSFLGELFNQYPHIFYLFEPLSAFWEYPSQASRRKKALFDIARCNFTDISDMYRKAINETGNKDIDAKCGSENLCFAYKSRFLARDTDLCDGGKCRGPYDPLVLSEICRRSLFPAMKIIFEPFLNTLQPLMEDPSLNVKVIHLVRDPRAVIQSRKFLSALYHPEKTYVIQDESRRICQRHLQNLKFANCVQTFCDSNATFWKEKYLRLRYEDVSLRPLDAAKAVYDFVGLNFEPGVKAWIKENTKNSPKNSNPYSTSRNASEAMSRWRKHLKFEEMLEIQEECKEMMKILNYREILNPEQALDESFEAWRR
- the LOC143465713 gene encoding condensin-2 complex subunit D3-L-like translates to MRALHDLCLNDLTTEDVEPICSSEFTEEPDFILNFTDSTNTSITQFIQTVKSVGRKKNVWELLKGDKITCSHVQVWVFYILNGLTAAANYAEKRRAMLATQLYIVLLQQPGSGGGQLYHPIIYEKMLSSMKMATEVDTCVAKSKSKKKTSDRRPDDMQEKETVLTTQQAVSLFELLTSVLKDFCEMLLVVSLKNRFLSLKQSIEVFVHIIKSTNVQASSISESSSDIFLPIQLALRGLKSIISPKHGDIDKLSLLVFRLLMTTITMRHAVVASSGKNLPRRVFQQSEAVMDLVSAVYREHGDKVAHSARALMQNVIAQCPERIEAKNHVSSLVFKFVYNMPLLWYADFIGWLVRFACHQKISYRVGALSVMGRLLVCSERPCPENISLNEEQACHLKHKILLQSVLTAITDVAPTVRAKALQVLADVMDKGTVFAVVFSDVLQNQPMSQSPNKENVPLHLPDATPSEGNIEKSYPAVTPAVLNSLPVPSLCEFPSAGSSLLSIISPRVTELKFVVRKSAVLALEVALCNGYILATKGSLDILSERCRDPLLSVRKLAIQSITKVLTIYPDNGKLQKTWVKSLFPSIMDAETSMQEKAQQLIENKLLQNIGNEAYNGWDILNFLVTEEGDPFRGYLQKVAKEWQNQQKLGPNVLKEISTYLKDKDRKESAWMLLKIFTLFTGDRKIANCVFYHWQVESEMNVSLCMKIDMINTMGQSAKYLSEEEKQILLSKLKKQVETHQCEIQLIGPTFEAIQKIIHSQQNDRMSAKAVSDEWHAQLLNDSDNFFSDIIMTSPQHNFNDSLVINHLYMVGEASQRSNEKVPKRLLLSIQALLTTEGQRPEETGSQPLSQPWSQFHSTKISPAIRAHTIFNLGRICFRNDNLAKKCIPAMARELEMCEYEEVRNNVLVVLTDLCVLQTQLVDQHFSAMATCLGDKSQMIRKHAVILISSLLQKEYVKWKGTLLFKYLHAACDEDLEVQSLARYFLLEQLLRGPSVAGDLFYRNFVACLFYYNAYEHHNLHKFAKSDREKKLFDVSQNFDKRMNLYQFLLINMADEHRINLTGKLCNDVLDAFVEGVIPLNKNSQQLLTDTLSVLCCKEIRLKCLRAREVEADIEEEILPSTQVEQVNAMKQAAKQKLISQVVKKNLVENIVPIIIALKNMLAEKKSPLLKNVMLYLKEVMQEYRTEVQQILSEDKQLASEIEFDLKRFDREEEEAKEAVRRRQSLAAPMSAPGTPAGARPLPQKTPAAGATPATINRRNLPMNVQAIINSARKNQVLRRPLIVEELSTLAEAAPTPKTPRQNLAADRVASTPDQSHLANVTFADDISAIVAPSQADPHLVLIQHPESTPPPRTWNITSPSPATRRSGRLRKKT